In one Neobacillus sp. CF12 genomic region, the following are encoded:
- the kynU gene encoding kynureninase, producing MLLTVDDAKRLDKEDSLYKFREEFYIKPNSIYMDGNSLGLLSKRAERTLLESLNDWKEHGIDGWTKGEQPWFYLSENLGRMMAPLVGAAADEVIVTGSTTVNLHQLVATFYKPEGKKSKILADELTFPSDIYAIQSQLSIHGFDPNTHLITVKSRDGRFLEEEDIIEAMTDEIALIILPTVLYRSGQILDMKRLTAEAIKRRILIGFDGCHSIGAIPHSFSEWGVDFAYWCNYKHLNGGPGSVGGLYVNKKHFGTVPGLAGWFGSKKEKQFDMEHTLTPSESAGAYQIGTPHVLSLAPLLGSLEIFAEAGIENIREKSLKINGFLIELLKQELADMGYKIGNPLDDNRRGGHTSLEHKEAARICKALKENGVIPDFRAPNIIRLAPVALYTSYLEVWETVQILKKIMIEKQYENYKNEREVVA from the coding sequence ATGCTTTTGACAGTAGATGATGCAAAAAGATTGGACAAAGAAGATAGCCTATATAAATTCCGAGAAGAATTTTACATAAAACCGAATAGCATTTATATGGATGGCAATTCATTAGGACTTCTGTCTAAAAGAGCAGAACGAACCCTCCTAGAATCATTAAATGATTGGAAAGAGCATGGAATTGATGGCTGGACAAAAGGGGAACAGCCATGGTTCTATTTATCAGAAAATCTAGGACGGATGATGGCGCCATTAGTAGGAGCTGCAGCTGATGAAGTGATTGTTACAGGTTCGACAACGGTAAACCTGCATCAACTTGTGGCCACGTTTTATAAGCCGGAAGGGAAGAAGTCAAAAATCCTCGCAGATGAATTAACCTTTCCATCTGACATTTATGCTATACAAAGTCAGCTTAGCATTCATGGTTTTGACCCTAATACACATCTTATTACCGTAAAAAGCCGGGATGGTCGTTTCTTGGAGGAAGAGGATATTATCGAAGCGATGACGGATGAAATTGCACTAATTATTTTGCCAACCGTTCTTTATCGAAGCGGACAAATTTTGGACATGAAGAGGTTAACAGCAGAAGCAATTAAAAGAAGAATTTTAATAGGATTTGATGGATGTCATTCCATTGGGGCAATCCCACATTCGTTTAGTGAATGGGGTGTTGATTTCGCCTATTGGTGTAATTATAAACATTTGAATGGCGGGCCAGGAAGTGTTGGCGGATTATATGTAAATAAGAAACACTTTGGTACGGTTCCTGGTCTTGCGGGCTGGTTCGGTTCTAAAAAGGAGAAACAATTTGATATGGAACATACGTTAACACCTTCTGAATCAGCGGGAGCCTATCAAATTGGTACACCACATGTTTTAAGTCTGGCACCATTACTTGGTTCGTTAGAGATTTTTGCCGAAGCGGGGATTGAGAATATTCGGGAAAAGTCATTAAAGATTAATGGGTTTCTTATAGAATTATTGAAACAGGAATTAGCAGATATGGGATATAAGATTGGAAATCCTCTTGACGATAATCGTCGTGGGGGTCATACCAGTTTAGAGCATAAAGAAGCAGCCCGGATTTGCAAGGCGTTGAAAGAAAATGGGGTCATACCAGATTTCCGAGCCCCTAACATTATTCGTCTTGCTCCTGTTGCGCTTTATACCTCCTATTTAGAGGTGTGGGAAACGGTCCAAATACTAAAGAAAATAATGATAGAAAAGCAATATGAAAATTATAAGAATGAAAGAGAAGTTGTGGCATAA